A genomic segment from Thermostichus lividus PCC 6715 encodes:
- the map gene encoding type I methionyl aminopeptidase, producing the protein MNILGNLLTPPTTPVQTRPRRGIEIKSKREIDIMRQASRIVATVLKEISEIIKPGMTTADLDAYAEQRIREMGATPSFKGYQGFPASICASINNEVVHGIPSPRKVIRNGDIVKIDTGAYYNGFHGDSCITIAVGQVSESASKLVKVAEEALYRGIEQVKEGNYLMDLAGAIQDYVEANGFVVVEDFTGHGVGRNLHEEPSVFNFRTNELKNVRLRSGMTLAIEPIVNAGSKQVRILQDRWTAVTVDNSLSAQFEHTVLVTKTGYEILTDRQLVS; encoded by the coding sequence ATGAATATCCTTGGTAATCTGCTCACTCCCCCCACCACTCCCGTGCAAACCCGCCCCCGCCGTGGGATTGAAATTAAATCTAAGCGGGAAATTGACATTATGCGGCAAGCCTCACGGATTGTGGCTACCGTCTTGAAAGAAATTTCCGAGATCATCAAGCCCGGGATGACCACCGCCGATCTTGATGCCTATGCGGAGCAGCGAATTCGGGAGATGGGAGCTACCCCCAGTTTTAAGGGTTACCAAGGGTTTCCGGCTTCCATTTGCGCCTCAATTAATAATGAAGTGGTTCACGGTATCCCCAGCCCCCGCAAGGTAATCCGCAACGGCGATATTGTGAAAATCGATACTGGCGCTTACTACAATGGGTTCCATGGTGACTCCTGCATTACCATTGCCGTGGGTCAGGTGTCGGAGAGTGCCAGTAAATTAGTCAAAGTAGCCGAAGAAGCACTCTATCGGGGGATTGAGCAAGTCAAAGAAGGCAACTACCTGATGGATTTGGCGGGAGCCATTCAAGACTACGTGGAAGCCAATGGGTTTGTTGTGGTTGAGGATTTTACTGGCCATGGGGTAGGGCGCAATCTTCACGAAGAACCGTCAGTGTTTAACTTTCGCACGAATGAATTGAAGAATGTGCGACTGCGCTCAGGGATGACCCTTGCCATTGAACCCATTGTGAACGCTGGGTCGAAGCAGGTGCGAATTTTGCAGGATCGCTGGACAGCGGTGACGGTGGACAATTCCCTGTCAGCCCAGTTTGAGCATACTGTCTTGGTTACCAAGACAGGCTATGAAATCCTCACGGATCGCCAACTGGTGAGCTAA
- a CDS encoding NUDIX hydrolase, with translation MSNTHSPAEVLERHCFCRSRKFTFEVNQYRLPHGAVAVMGTVRHPGGALAVPVTPSGHLVLVKQYRFATEKYLLEFPAGTVEDHENPFKTIEREIQEETGYRAHQWQPLGEFYIAPGYSDEVIYAYLATDLEPLATPPAQDDDEHIETLEFSIPDFEAAIRSGQVVDAKTITSFYLALPYLSATS, from the coding sequence ATGAGTAACACCCACAGTCCCGCTGAGGTGCTCGAACGTCATTGTTTCTGCCGTAGTCGCAAGTTTACGTTTGAGGTCAATCAGTATCGCCTCCCTCACGGTGCAGTGGCAGTGATGGGAACGGTGCGGCATCCAGGGGGTGCTTTGGCGGTGCCTGTAACCCCTAGTGGTCATCTGGTACTGGTGAAACAATACCGTTTTGCTACTGAGAAGTATCTCCTTGAATTTCCGGCAGGTACCGTAGAGGATCATGAAAATCCCTTTAAGACCATTGAGCGGGAAATACAGGAGGAAACGGGCTACCGTGCCCACCAGTGGCAACCCCTTGGCGAGTTTTACATTGCCCCTGGCTACTCCGATGAAGTCATCTACGCCTATTTGGCCACCGATCTTGAACCCTTAGCCACCCCTCCAGCGCAGGATGATGATGAGCACATTGAAACCCTAGAGTTCAGTATTCCCGATTTTGAAGCGGCTATTCGCAGTGGTCAGGTGGTCGATGCCAAAACCATTACCAGTTTCTATTTAGCCCTGCCCTATTTATCTGCTACAAGCTAA
- a CDS encoding GerMN domain-containing protein, whose product MTRSRPALIVLAAVGLASAGTAVWLTLNPPRFDDPQPQPTPTDVARQQDTQVFWLVSEGDALVLVPTTVRLEGDPAQPELLIKSRLERLFAGPVNADVATSIPENTRLNRVEVKADGIHIDVSREFTRGGGSTSMQGRLGQVIFTATANDPEAPVWISVAGEPLRVLGGEGLEVTQPMTRKQFQAAFPLRRQ is encoded by the coding sequence GTGACTCGTTCCCGTCCTGCTCTAATTGTGCTAGCGGCAGTCGGCTTGGCCTCAGCAGGGACGGCAGTATGGCTCACCCTCAATCCACCACGGTTTGATGACCCACAGCCGCAACCCACCCCCACCGATGTTGCTCGACAGCAGGACACGCAAGTGTTTTGGCTGGTGAGTGAGGGAGATGCATTGGTATTGGTGCCAACGACAGTCCGCCTTGAAGGTGACCCAGCCCAACCAGAACTCTTGATCAAGTCCCGACTGGAGCGGTTATTTGCTGGGCCGGTCAATGCAGATGTGGCCACCAGTATTCCTGAAAATACGCGATTGAATCGCGTCGAGGTCAAGGCGGATGGGATTCATATTGATGTGTCAAGAGAGTTTACCCGTGGCGGTGGTAGCACCTCAATGCAAGGACGTTTAGGCCAAGTGATCTTTACTGCAACAGCGAATGATCCCGAGGCTCCTGTGTGGATTTCTGTGGCTGGAGAGCCGTTACGGGTTCTAGGGGGGGAGGGGCTGGAGGTAACCCAACCGATGACCCGCAAGCAGTTTCAAGCGGCGTTTCCTTTGCGCCGCCAATAG
- a CDS encoding APC family permease, whose product MLKRELGLTGAILTGLGSMIGTGIFVSLGIAAGIAGSWVLVALALAAGLALCNGLSSAQLAASHPLSGGTYEYGYRYLSPALGFTAGWMFLVAKSASAATAALGCMGYLLSVLPAVNLDDSAPVVGAIALIWLLTGVVILGVRRSSHVNLAILTVTFLSLLTFVIVAAQYAQRQAWVGLTLGWDPLRLPDVLQATALMFVAYSGYARITVLGEEVKAPQQTIPRAIGVTIGLVMLLYGAVTVVALAGVGPTALGQAAHQQAAPLEVLVTSFGVPWVRPFIAMGAISAMVGILLNLILGLSRMVLAMARRGDLPAVLAQISLEGSRPTAAILTVSLGICLLVLLGNVKTTWSFSAFSVLIYYAITNWAALQLPEGDRQFPRWLAIVGLVGCGGLTVWVEPVVWCSGSGLIVIGLAWHYWRRKGNAA is encoded by the coding sequence ATGCTCAAACGGGAACTGGGTCTCACGGGAGCCATCCTCACGGGTCTTGGCTCCATGATCGGCACGGGTATTTTTGTCAGTCTCGGGATTGCAGCGGGCATCGCTGGCTCATGGGTATTAGTTGCCCTCGCCTTAGCGGCTGGACTGGCATTGTGCAATGGGTTAAGCAGCGCCCAACTGGCGGCCAGCCACCCCCTCAGTGGCGGCACCTATGAGTATGGCTATCGCTACCTTAGCCCCGCCTTGGGGTTCACCGCGGGCTGGATGTTTCTGGTGGCCAAGTCAGCCTCAGCCGCTACTGCCGCCTTAGGGTGTATGGGTTATCTGTTAAGCGTGCTGCCAGCAGTCAACCTCGATGATTCGGCGCCTGTCGTTGGTGCCATCGCCTTAATTTGGCTGCTCACTGGGGTGGTCATTTTAGGGGTGCGCCGCTCCAGCCACGTCAATCTAGCCATTCTCACCGTCACGTTCTTAAGCTTATTGACCTTTGTCATTGTGGCAGCGCAGTACGCCCAACGCCAAGCTTGGGTAGGATTAACCCTAGGCTGGGATCCCTTGCGGTTACCGGATGTCCTCCAGGCCACCGCCCTGATGTTTGTGGCCTACAGCGGCTACGCCCGTATTACCGTTCTCGGCGAGGAAGTGAAAGCCCCCCAGCAAACGATTCCCCGCGCCATTGGTGTGACTATTGGCCTTGTGATGTTGCTCTACGGTGCTGTTACTGTTGTCGCCCTAGCTGGGGTAGGGCCAACCGCGTTGGGGCAGGCTGCCCATCAGCAAGCCGCTCCCCTAGAGGTACTGGTGACTAGTTTTGGTGTCCCTTGGGTGCGTCCTTTCATTGCTATGGGTGCCATTTCTGCCATGGTTGGTATTTTGCTCAACCTGATCCTTGGCCTGTCGCGGATGGTGTTGGCCATGGCACGGCGGGGAGATTTACCAGCGGTATTGGCGCAGATTAGTCTGGAGGGATCTCGACCCACGGCGGCCATTCTGACGGTCAGTTTGGGGATTTGTCTGCTCGTGCTCCTTGGCAATGTCAAAACCACCTGGTCGTTTAGCGCCTTCAGTGTCTTGATTTACTATGCCATTACCAACTGGGCTGCACTACAACTGCCAGAGGGCGATCGCCAGTTTCCCCGCTGGTTAGCAATTGTCGGGCTAGTGGGCTGTGGCGGGCTTACCGTTTGGGTGGAGCCAGTGGTGTGGTGCAGCGGCAGTGGCCTCATTGTCATCGGTTTGGCGTGGCACTATTGGCGGCGCAAAGGAAACGCCGCTTGA
- a CDS encoding DMT family transporter yields MTTLLQRFILISPFFFWGTAMVAMKEVLPHTSPFFVAGVRLVPAGVLVILLAIALGKPQPSTPKAWGWILLFAVVDGLLFQGFLATGLAKTGAGLGSVMIDSQPLAVALLARWLYAERVGGWGWLGLGLGVLGISCIGLGDDLLHLLQQPQPFAAISWHHWGQRGELWMLLAALSMAVGTILMRPVARHVDPIVATGWHMVLGGLPLLAIASLHQPAPWLNLHLGDLLNLGYATVFGSAIAYGVFFYFAAQGNLTSLSALTFLTPVFALTFGHLLLAETLSRLQLLGVGFTLISIYLINQRHVLGSQWQQLPLSRQLRPSETVTVNVSDHS; encoded by the coding sequence GTGACCACCCTGCTACAACGCTTCATCCTCATTTCCCCCTTCTTCTTCTGGGGAACAGCAATGGTGGCCATGAAAGAGGTGCTGCCCCATACCTCCCCCTTCTTTGTTGCAGGGGTGCGACTAGTGCCCGCCGGAGTGCTTGTGATCCTTTTAGCGATCGCCTTGGGGAAACCGCAACCAAGTACCCCTAAGGCATGGGGCTGGATTCTCCTATTTGCAGTAGTGGATGGGTTATTATTTCAGGGATTTTTAGCCACTGGCTTAGCCAAGACCGGGGCAGGGCTAGGCTCAGTGATGATTGACTCCCAACCCTTGGCGGTGGCCTTGCTTGCTCGCTGGCTCTACGCTGAGCGCGTCGGGGGGTGGGGCTGGCTGGGATTAGGGCTAGGGGTGCTGGGCATTAGCTGCATTGGCCTAGGGGACGATCTACTGCACCTGCTACAACAGCCGCAACCGTTCGCCGCCATTTCTTGGCACCACTGGGGGCAGCGAGGCGAATTGTGGATGCTCTTAGCGGCGCTCTCAATGGCAGTGGGGACGATTTTGATGCGGCCAGTGGCACGCCATGTCGATCCGATTGTGGCCACCGGCTGGCATATGGTCTTGGGGGGGCTACCCCTGTTGGCGATCGCCAGCCTACACCAGCCAGCACCGTGGTTGAACCTGCACCTTGGGGATCTCCTCAATCTAGGGTATGCCACCGTCTTTGGCAGTGCCATTGCCTACGGTGTGTTCTTTTACTTTGCGGCCCAAGGCAACCTAACCAGCCTGAGTGCCCTCACCTTTTTAACCCCGGTGTTTGCCCTCACCTTTGGCCATCTGCTCTTGGCAGAAACCCTGAGTCGGCTACAATTGCTAGGGGTTGGTTTCACCCTCATCAGCATCTACCTCATTAATCAGCGCCACGTGCTCGGGAGCCAATGGCAGCAGTTACCCCTATCCAGACAATTACGCCCCTCAGAGACTGTTACAGTCAACGTATCAGATCACTCCTAA
- a CDS encoding heme o synthase, translated as MPETILTATTPRAWQSLLADYWQLTKPRLILLFLITTAAAMVVASEGTVSPWLLLVTLLSGACAAGAANTINCLYDRDIDAIMERTRHRPLPSGRVSPLEALLFALTLAAIAFILLAVFANLLSACLAMAGIAVYVGVYTHWLKRSSPQNIVIGGAAGAIPPLVGWAAVTGELSWAAWVLFAIIFIWTPPHFWPLAMLIQDDYARVNVPMLPVVDGDATTARQIFLYTLALVPTSLLLIYPCGVVGWGYGLAAIALGGGFLYRAWHLTQVPSDKERARSLFKFSILYMMLLCGAMALDRMLLAQLDLSPATELQTLTCLLPWS; from the coding sequence ATGCCAGAAACTATCTTGACAGCCACCACGCCTCGGGCTTGGCAAAGTCTATTGGCAGATTATTGGCAACTGACCAAGCCCCGCTTAATCCTCCTGTTTTTGATTACCACCGCTGCCGCTATGGTGGTGGCCAGTGAAGGCACTGTCTCACCGTGGTTACTCCTTGTCACCTTGCTGAGTGGTGCCTGTGCCGCGGGAGCCGCCAACACCATTAACTGCCTCTACGATCGCGATATTGATGCAATCATGGAGCGTACTCGCCATCGCCCCCTGCCATCGGGACGGGTGTCGCCCCTAGAAGCCTTACTTTTTGCCCTCACCCTCGCGGCGATCGCCTTTATTCTCCTCGCCGTCTTTGCAAACCTCCTGAGTGCGTGCTTAGCCATGGCGGGTATTGCGGTTTATGTGGGGGTCTATACCCACTGGCTAAAGCGCTCTTCCCCTCAGAATATTGTCATTGGCGGTGCCGCTGGTGCCATTCCTCCCCTTGTGGGCTGGGCAGCCGTCACCGGTGAACTCAGTTGGGCAGCGTGGGTGCTTTTTGCCATTATTTTTATCTGGACTCCCCCCCACTTTTGGCCCTTGGCCATGCTCATCCAAGACGATTATGCCCGGGTGAACGTGCCAATGTTACCGGTGGTCGATGGCGACGCGACCACTGCACGGCAAATTTTCCTCTATACCCTTGCGTTAGTTCCAACCTCCCTATTGCTGATCTATCCCTGTGGTGTGGTGGGCTGGGGCTACGGTCTAGCAGCGATCGCCTTGGGGGGAGGGTTTCTCTATCGCGCTTGGCACCTCACCCAAGTCCCCAGTGACAAAGAGCGGGCGCGCTCCCTCTTCAAATTTTCGATTTTGTATATGATGCTCCTGTGTGGTGCCATGGCCTTAGATCGGATGCTTCTAGCCCAGCTTGATCTGAGCCCTGCAACCGAGTTACAGACCTTGACCTGTTTGTTGCCTTGGAGCTAA
- a CDS encoding COX15/CtaA family protein — protein sequence MGNVAVEEKSVLGRFDLQESSSLVALDNRRQWIMRLVLLMSLFTLVLMAVGSATRVMDAGLACPDWPLCFGTLVPQKQMNLQVFLEWFHRLLATSLGGMAIAFAGLSIAWRHALPRWLPYAAASALALVVLQGILGGLTVTELLRFEVVTAHLGMGLLFFCLLVSITVGLVPFQGTGTSRWLRLTAAIATVCVYGQSILGGLVSSQWAVHQCLYGDRLCHVLNSHLLGVAPATLSVLAVVTVAWRSPALATVLRQLSFSLLFVIAAQIGLGVATFQLKLQVPPLTVAHQLVGATLLGLLVALTTLAGRDRANSAANGAIAP from the coding sequence ATGGGGAATGTTGCTGTCGAGGAAAAATCAGTGCTTGGGCGCTTTGATCTCCAAGAGTCTAGTTCGCTAGTTGCGCTTGACAACCGTCGTCAATGGATAATGCGACTCGTGCTGCTGATGAGTCTCTTTACGCTCGTTTTGATGGCCGTTGGCAGTGCCACCCGCGTTATGGATGCCGGTCTGGCCTGTCCCGATTGGCCCCTGTGTTTTGGCACCTTGGTTCCCCAAAAGCAAATGAACCTACAGGTCTTCCTAGAGTGGTTTCATCGTCTGCTAGCGACGAGCTTGGGCGGGATGGCGATCGCCTTTGCGGGGTTGAGCATTGCATGGCGACACGCCTTGCCCCGTTGGTTACCCTATGCGGCGGCCAGCGCCCTTGCTCTTGTGGTGCTTCAGGGGATTCTCGGTGGCTTGACCGTAACAGAACTGCTGCGGTTTGAAGTGGTCACGGCTCACTTGGGCATGGGGCTGCTTTTCTTTTGCCTGTTGGTCAGTATCACGGTGGGGCTGGTGCCGTTTCAGGGAACCGGCACATCGCGGTGGCTAAGGTTAACTGCTGCCATTGCAACGGTGTGTGTCTATGGCCAGAGCATCCTCGGCGGGCTGGTGTCTTCCCAATGGGCTGTGCATCAGTGCCTGTACGGCGATCGCCTGTGTCATGTGCTCAATAGCCACTTATTAGGGGTTGCGCCGGCCACCTTAAGCGTTCTTGCCGTGGTGACTGTTGCATGGCGTAGCCCCGCCTTGGCAACTGTACTGCGGCAGCTCAGTTTTAGTTTGCTGTTTGTTATTGCGGCTCAAATTGGTTTAGGGGTAGCAACGTTCCAACTCAAGCTACAGGTGCCGCCGCTCACCGTAGCGCACCAGCTTGTTGGGGCAACTCTCCTTGGCTTACTGGTGGCCTTGACTACCCTTGCCGGGCGCGATCGCGCTAACTCTGCCGCCAATGGGGCGATCGCCCCCTAG
- a CDS encoding single-stranded DNA-binding protein → MSLNVVHLVGRVGGDPEVRYFESGSVKCRLTLAVNRPSKDDQPDWFNLEIWGKTAQVAADYVRKGTLLGVKGSLKFDRWQDRATGVDRSTPVILVDRMELLSSRRDSDPTAVPSGYMPDR, encoded by the coding sequence ATGAGTCTAAACGTTGTGCATCTGGTTGGTCGGGTGGGGGGCGATCCGGAGGTGCGCTACTTTGAATCCGGCAGTGTCAAATGCCGCCTCACCCTGGCGGTCAACCGTCCCAGCAAAGACGACCAACCCGACTGGTTTAATTTAGAAATTTGGGGTAAAACGGCACAAGTTGCTGCCGACTACGTTCGCAAAGGCACCCTCCTTGGCGTCAAAGGTAGCCTCAAGTTTGATCGCTGGCAAGACCGCGCCACCGGTGTCGATCGCTCCACCCCCGTCATCTTGGTTGATCGCATGGAGCTGCTGAGTTCAAGGCGCGATAGCGATCCCACTGCGGTGCCCTCTGGGTATATGCCCGATCGCTAG